Sequence from the Strix uralensis isolate ZFMK-TIS-50842 chromosome 1, bStrUra1, whole genome shotgun sequence genome:
GGACTGTTGATGTCTTCATGAGGAATATTCATAATCTGAATTTGACAGTCTATCTGTTCAATCTGTGGTAACTGGTTTTCTTTTCCAACTGTCTCATTGCCCAGCAAAAGCTATCTTGTAAATATATAACGTAAGATAAAGATACTTAAAGTCTAAAATGTTTATCACTGTCACTCCACCTTTCAAAGCAGTAAAACCAGGTATCATTGTTTTTAACATTCAGGGACTACGTCTTACACATGATGTCTCAAAAGTATTTTGATTACACAGCAATCATGACTTCTCTGGTTTACTACAAAAACTTatcaaaataaaatgcctttaaacTTAATAATTACATTTTGGTGTCCTTTCACATGATGAAAGAAGTGGCCACATATTAGATGAAGAGTTATCTGAGAAGATAATGCTTAGGCAAAATAGCAAACAACAGCAGTTTCTGAGCCCCCTGAAAGGGAGACTGAAATTGAAAAGAAAGTAGACAATTGTTAAAAGCTGctatttacagtaaaaaaaaattaggctggTCTCCAATGCAAATAGAGTGAGAGGACCAAGATGGGAAATTCATATAAATTTTGCCTCGAAGAGCATTAGTAGGAAAGCTAACAGTGAAAAAGCTACATGCTTCAACCAGCTGATGGGCCTCCTAAACAAATCACAGGCAAGATAAACCGTAAAGTTTGAGCTCTGAGGTTGGAGATGATTAACGCACCACAATCTCATTGGAAGGTGTTAAAATATTCACTCTAAAAACCTGCTGCAGGTATATACATAATTTCACTTATCTAAAGGCACAACAATTTATGATCTGTGTACATCAGAGGCCAAGAAGAGAAAGCGTTGAACTCACAGAAAGTTTGAAGCCCACAAATCCAGCTTGTTGGGACCCAGCATTGTACACCAATGAACGTTAAGAAAGGAAGCACATCTGAAGCTACAGCTGgtaaagcatatttattttgaATGTGTTCTCCCATCTCAAGTACTTTTCAGACATGTCTCCATTTCACAAATAAATCGGTTTAAAAAAGTTATGCAGAATTTGTTATATAAAAGCCACAGAAATGGTACAGTAGACATACTGCTTAAGAAATAATGATGATCCCACATCATTTACAGCAATAAAGTTACTGAAATGCTCAAAAAATTTCCTTGTCAATGGggatttaaaaagtaaaattaatctaaatttGGCTTTTTTACAAGACCTTTAAATAGCAGGCTGATCTCATTACCATTAATCATCTGGCATTAGATACAATTTCAAATTAAGTACTTCTGCAAAATCTGCAAAAATCAACTGATATGAAAGACTGAAATTTATAGTAATAGATCTGCTGAAACTTCAAGACAGACAACatcattttccaaaataaaaatagtggGACAGCAGTACAAAGTCAGGTTTTCCAAAGCATTGCTGTGTCTTCACTGGACTCCAATGAGACAACTTTCTTTAGGAAACTTTACACACGGAAAAATCAGTCTAAAAACTGATGTaagttaaatcttttttttaaagtgcattaaTTGTTTGAACAGTACACTGATACTTCTAACAAtcttaaatacagaaatgcaaagaacCAGTATAGTGTCCAAAGTTTAGAACAAATTGACACCAAGAATGAAATTACTAGTATTTTTTAGATTTATAAACCCTTTAGGTTTAGATATGTATCTTTTTTTGTGCCTGCACACTCTAAGACAATGGAAACCTGATCCTGGTTGGTCACTGCTTTCATAACTTACAGAGAATGCTGTAAAAAATCTGGACTATGGGCTTACTTTTTTTGCTGGCTGAGTTACTGAAAACTCTCTTGAATTTTAGTGATTCCTTAGACTCTGAAACACACTCATTCACAGAGAAGCCCAAGCAAAATTAACAGGAATTTTAACTGCCAAGAATAAGATAGAGGACCTGTTATCAGCTGATTCCAACGGTCAGATGCAAATCATACTTCATCTTAACCTAGAGTAAGTCCATTTGGTGATAGAAGGTGTGCTCAGAACTTATTTCTGGGAGATGCACATATTTTCTGGCACCAATAACTATTACTTCTGCAACTGTAATGAATTTGCAAGTGTACTGGCCACATAAGAGCCTGAAGAGGAGATTACGTTTATCTACCAAAAGAAAGGTAGAACATGACTACAAAACCAATGACAGCTAAGTAATAAAGGCTTTAAATTAGAGCCAAAACTACAAGCAACTAAAAAGAATCTGGAAATGTGTGAACTACCTCTACAAAAACCATACCAAGGTAAGGAAATGGATACACTGATGACACTGAAGAAAACAATAGGACAAACAGTAATGCCTTCACCTTTTTGGGTTCAGAATCAGATGTGATGATGTAGTGTTAAGATGGTGAATTTTGTTTTGTCACTTACAGAACTAGAGATTTGTATTTATCTATACATCAAAAAGTCTCTTTACTATGCCTTCCAGTGTAGTATAAAGCTTGAAAATATTAGTTGTtgtatttgcttctttttatAGATCTTTATGTAATCATGatgttaaataaaatactaaCAGTGAGAGCTTACTTAGAATGTTGGTCCAATTTCAAAACACTACTTAGCAGTCACACCAGTACTGAAAGACTACCATTTATTTATCTATCTTTTTATCAGGTTTAAGGTGTAGAATAACCACCACATGGAAGTATGAGACATTATATAATTACGTTTAACGTGTAGTTTTGGTATTCAGTTAGCTGCATCATCCCTTTTCAGAGGAATTATTTGAAGTGCTTTGGCTATTCTCTCTCCTATAGCTCGACTACTCGCTGCAATTATTCTTCGAGACATCAAATCAAATGGTCCACCTAGAAATCAAAGCAAGCAAAGTAACTAGCTTATATCTGGAGAAAAGTAAAAGTTGTTAAGAAAATGAGCattgaaaaaaatcaagcataAATGATACATTACTATTTAGGACCAAGTTTTGCCCCtggataaaaatgcatttaacacAACAGGTATCTCATATGAGCTACATTTAAATTCTCTTCAGTGTATGTCTACCGTCTTTTTCCACTCTTCCAGGTGCTCAACCAAGAGCGTAATGGTTGTCTTGTAGTTGAAGAACATACAGTTGACTCTGTCTATTAACTGTATGGGAACTCTTCAGTAGTAGTAACTCAGAAAAAGGATTGAAAAACCTCTTTGCCTTCTCCTTTCAGCTACGTTTTGCTCCCAGTTAGCTATTCAGAAGGAGAGTATCATGCATGCCCATGTATTTACCTGATACATCTAGCAGTACTCCACCTGCTTCAGTAATAATGATTCCAGCTCCTGCCATATCCCAGCAGTGAATCCCCATTTCATAATAGGCATCAGCTCCACCCGTTGCCACAAGGCACATGTTCACAGCTGCTGTACCAACGGCTCTAATCCTAAAGGAGAcatagttgtttttttaattgagaacAGTTTGTAAGAAAGTCACAATGTCTGCGTACACTgcacagagaacacagaagcaTCACGCGCAAAGTGAACTGAGCGAGAGAAAACGTGACTGAATGCTGCAgcgaaaaaataaaaaattgggaATGAAGTTTTGCTTAAGTATCTTGAAGAACTCTCCAAATATAGCAAATTTccagaaattacatttataaatTCTGTTACACAATTTTGTTTTAGAGTGAAAACACATCTTAAAACAACTTCTTAATCTAAAACATATTATAGAAGATATGTACCCACAAAACAATAACAGATATTCTACTTTGCTTTTTGAATACAAGAATTCAAGTAGAGTACACACTGTCCTCAGCGTTGAaaaaacagttacttcagtttcACTGGTGATGCTCAGTAAGCATCTCTGACTTGCAAAAAGCCCTGACAGCAGTAATCccaaaaaataaattacacagcCTAAGTTTGGTCTGGATAACTTTATCAAACACTTGTGTTACAAATTCcagtttcttttggaaatattGATGCATTCAGTAAGTAAGCGTGAATtgtaaaaataattgcagttaTTTCAATTATCAGTGAAATGTACATTAAATTGTAACTGATAGCAGCTAAGTTAGTGCAAGAAGCAACTTAAATCAACTCCAATCTCATTTTAttgtttacaaataaaataccaaagTTGAACTGACAACATACTAAAACATATTCCCTACTTACAACTTGGCATATAATCTTTAATGACATCAGAAGACTTTttgaaagtacaaaaaaaatctatatgtTAAGTGTCAAAACAAGAATCCTGGGAATCTCAGCATGAAACTACAACAACCCCTTTTAGATCAGAAAAATGAGTAGGGTTGAGTAACAAAAAACTGTCCACTAAAACCACCTTTAGATGTAAAATGGTTTATGGAAATTTAGGCTTTGGCTCATCTGGAAGAGAGGAAGCAGGGAATGTAATCAAAATAAGAACAGTTTATGGACAATTTCAACTACTTggacaaattttttaaaattgtaccgtattgaaagagaaaagggagaccTACTTTTGTCTTCCGATATACATAAAAACCCCCAACAATTTTCATTACTACACAGAAAAGAAACTAAGAAATTATAGCTTTTGTTTATCCAGTTTTACTCcttgtgtttctgaaaaaaaagtgcacagaattgtactttttttttttaactagtaaACACAATACTTTTTAGTATTTAGTTTTAATATTACTTAGTTCTACAAAACCAAACATGCTTCACTTCTCAATACTGATTGTTATGGTTCTCTTATATATGTCCCAGCTTGAAAAGTTAAACACACTTAAGAGTTTCTCTGCAGAAGCTACtagacaaaaacatttaaatcataTTTCACATTTAAGGTGTCGGATGTAATGCAACCAATCCTTCCTAAAAATTATCATATTTACAATGTTAACACTAccagtaaatataaaaaataggAAGTATCTTACCCATGAATAGGAATACTGAGAAGTCTTTCCATGTTAGAAAGAACTATTTTTATAGTCTCTGGATCACGATTTGATCCCAATTCTGTTACTAAAAGGGATTTTGTAatgtctggaaaagaaacaaaacctcactTTTCCAACAGTACAACTTATATAATTAGCAGAGTTTACTTCATTGCTTTcttacaagactgaaaaaaagtatGGCATTTTAGTATATTGCATATAttgaatatataaaaatctgttcttacatggaaaatggcaggaaaaaataaaatacagcaaacaaaGCATGATCTGGTTCATTTGTGCATATACATTAATCGATGTCATTAGTAAATAATATTCTATTGCTATAAAAATTAGAATAGTGCTCAGATCTTTAAAAGTCCCActttaaatgtgaattttactTTACATAGGGTAGTAAGTATACAAGAGAGATACTGATTTAAACCACTAGTTCACACCTGGAAGAAGTTGAATTGTTTGGTAGATTTGTTGCAGACTCTAAAAGACCAATCATAGATGGATTACAGAGGTACagggaattaaaaacaaacaaaaaaccacaatgcACAGACACACAGGGAATAAAATCTTCAATTGCCAAGACCTGATTTTGCAAAGATCACAAGCACGTTATATGCATCAAAGAGGACATAAAAGCTGTTTCTCAAAACTGAACAATGCCTGGCCAAAAAAAGCCCGTCTCTGCAAAACAGAACTATGAGCTAAGAAACGGGAATATATTCAGGTCTAAAAACTGTTGATGCctcatttgcaaaataaatgtaattactAGAAATAAGCTACTCAGTTCAGCTTACCTTCTTGGCCTGATACTTGAAGTTTTTGACCATTGCAAAATGCACCTTTTCCTTTTCTGGCAGTATACATCTTGTCTTCTATACAACTATACACAATTCCAAACTCTATCTGCAAGAAACAGTAAAGATACCTTGAgggctttttccctttcttcctatTTACTGTGAAAATACAGATCTTAGTTATGACTAACaacaaggaattaatttggttttgattGATTAGATATTAAGTAATAAAAAGTATACCTTTTTGTTTACAACAAAGCCAATTGAAACTGCCACAAATGGAAAcctacaaaacaaaacatttcactaATTTATAGTGAGATACTATGCTTCTTTCATTACCACGCTTACTCTTAATAAAAACAACGTTCAGTTAAATGTAATGTGTCTTTCAAAAAGAAACTTGGACTATATAGGAAGTATTAGTTTCCTGGAACCTGCAAAATTTACTATGAAAACAGACCCAACAACACCgattactatttaaaataaaaacttttccaCCCACTGAAACTAAGTCTGTTACAGCTTCGGGACTGTGATTTCTGTTACAGCTGTTACTAGCTTAGGCACTGTCATTTTATAGCCAAAGAATATGAGCAAGCCCCTATGCTACTAACCTTTCTCAGAAGGAACAAGCTGGCACAAAATGGTCTCATGAGAAGAGGCAAGTCacctcccctcccacctccacCTTCTCCACCAAAGCACCGACAGACATTCAAGCAAGAAGGAAGAATGCCAGGGGAAGAGCAAAGGCAGTGGAAAAATATAGGACATAGTGGGCTGCATCTCAGTCTAAGTTTTTAACAAtcaaccaatttttttttctaattatttttttactcttcaAATTTGCAGTTCCAAAACATTTGCTTTAATTACTATCTgcaaaaaatacagacttttaagTAACCCAGCAGAATGGGTTCTTTTCTTATAGCTTTTTGAACATTTAGCAGGATTCAGCAGCTGTTTAAAGCTGAGTCGCACATAGCGGCTGTCATTTCAAAACTGGAACCAAATACGCTCAGAAAAGCTCATCAGGGTCAAAATCCATCATGTTTCAAAGACAGAAGGTACAGGCAGTCAGCATTACACTGAAAGTCCCCTCCTCATCCTGGTGCTAAATACCACTAGACAATTACTGCTGATATTCTGCTTTCTTTCGTGGTAGCAGCTCCTAGATCATAATGAATTTGAAATTTCTTAGAAATCAGCACCTAGACATGTTACCACCTTTCTGAAAATGCCACAACTCCTAATTCTGAGTCCTGTTGCTTTACTGTTAAAATCTGCCCACCTGACCTTGGCACTGGTGCCAAAGGCTGCTGACCCCCACACTGCATAGTACAGGTCTCTCATGGAACAAACACCTGCTGTTGGTTACAGAGTTACAAAAACTCCCCAGTGATGCTCAATAAATGCAAATAGTAATTTGTAACTATTAACAAGTTCATAGTATCTCatttaaagccatttaaaagtgaaaaaaccttACTTTCATggaactggagaaagaaaaaaggtaatcaGCTGAAGTTGCtaacataaaaaaaatgaaaggtggACCTGTGTACGAAGTTGGTAGTTCCATCAATAGGGTCTATAATCCATGTGGGATTATCTGTCAAAATGCTGCCCTCTCCAgctgcaacagattcttctcCAATGAAGCTAGAGTAGTAAACACATTTAAAAGATATgaagaaattgttttaaatgtCTGAATTACAACATTGTCCTTGACATGAAAATTCTTAAAGTGCCATGCAGGATTTTGTACTGCCACTGATCATACgtaaaaagctgagaaatacaCAATTTATCTGGAAAGTACCAACCACATCTGACCAAACTTGCATCAATATTTATGATGTCAGAGATAAGCACAATATGTGGGGAAAAGAACTTTACATTTTAATATCTATTACTGGAATTTAGCACTCAGAACATTGaagttttcatcatttttttcagtaacagcATCACCAAATTTTGGTCAGAACAGTTGTAGCTATTTACACCTTTCAGTTTATTTGTGCTACAAACCACCGCTTTTTAGCTTGCATTTTAACTGAAGAAAGCCTTTGTGGTCATATGCATCTGGTTAGAGCATTGCAGTAACTGTTAAATTTGTAGTCTTGATTTCAACCCAAATATGAGAGAAAGTTGTTAATC
This genomic interval carries:
- the IMPA1 gene encoding inositol monophosphatase 1; the protein is MADPWQECMDYAVALARKAGTIICGALKEEISVMTKSSPVDLVTETDQKVENFIISLIREKYPSHSFIGEESVAAGEGSILTDNPTWIIDPIDGTTNFVHRFPFVAVSIGFVVNKKIEFGIVYSCIEDKMYTARKGKGAFCNGQKLQVSGQEDITKSLLVTELGSNRDPETIKIVLSNMERLLSIPIHGIRAVGTAAVNMCLVATGGADAYYEMGIHCWDMAGAGIIITEAGGVLLDVSGGPFDLMSRRIIAASSRAIGERIAKALQIIPLKRDDAAN